Part of the Arthrobacter globiformis genome is shown below.
CCGTCAACCTAGCCGTTTTGAGCTCGAACCACGTCGTTAACATCGACGAGGCGTTCGGGCCATCAACGTTGGGAACCAAGAACTGGATGGGTCTTCCTACACCGATTCACGCGACGTCTAGCGGAAAAGTATTTTTGGCCTCACTGTCCGCCGCAGAGCGGGACCGCGTGCTCAACGAACTGGGTATGCCCGCGGTAACAGACCAGACCATCACCTCGCGGCAGGAACTGGAAGCGCAACTGGCGGCAGTGGCGAAGTCAGGCTACGCGACGGTGCGCGGAGAACTCGAGGACGGCCTCAATGGCATTGCCGTTCCTCTCCGTGGCCATCAGGAAACCGTAATTGGGGCCGTAAGCATCTCGGGTCCGTCCTTCAGGTTCGAACCTGAAAAACAGCCTGGGTTAATCGGAGAGCTCAAGCAGGCAGGCCTGAAAATCAGCGAAAACATGGGATTCCGTCCGAGTCCCTAACCTAACAGGGAAGAGGTCGGAAAGCGCTTGGATAGGACACGCATGATTACCGAAGACGCAGGCCCGCGCAACGCGGACAGGACGGCTGCGGCATTCTTTCGCGCGAAATTGAAGTTCGAGATCGACGTCATGGATGTTGCCGAAGCCCCTGAGGGCACGCTCGTGCTGGTGGACACTCGGCGGCAGTCGTCCTGGGAGCATGGGCATATCCCGGGTGCCATACATATTCCTACTGCCGACATCCCCTCCTGTGCCCCGGAGTTGATCCCTTCCGGGATGAGCGTGGTGGTCTACTCGTGGGGGCCGGGCTGCAACGGCAGCACGTTCGCGGCCCTCGCGTTCGCCGAGCTGGGATATCCGGTGAAGGAAATGATCGGCGGCATCGAGTACTGGGCCCGGAACGGGCTCCCGGTGGAAAGGGCTTCCGGTGTGAGCGCGGAGAAGCCCGACGGACTGGTGACGGCGCACACAGGGTAGCAACGCGCAAATTCCCGGCAACCACCCCCAGAAACGTTCGACGGCGGCACTCGCCGAGTGCCGCCGTCGAACCTTAACGCTTGGGACTACGCCGTGACCGCCAGTGCGTCGATCTCCACGAGCATCACCTCGTGCGGCAGGTCGACGAACACCGTGGTGCGACTGGGAAGTGCGCCGCTGGGGACGTTTTCGCGGATGAACTCTCCGTAGACCTCGTTCATGGCGGGGAAATCGTCCCGGGTGGTGAGGTATACGCGGAACATCAGCACGTCTTCAACGGACGAACCGCCGGCTTCGAGGATGGCCTTGACGTTGTCCAGGGTGCGGCGGGTCTGGACGCGGACATCCCCCTCGCCGATGTACTGGTTGGTGGCGGGATCCATGGGACCCTGGCCGGAGACCTGAAAGAATCCGCCCTTCTGGATGCCCTGGGAGAATACGTGTGCCGGGGCGGGGGCGTTATCGGTCAGTACTACGGTCTTTTCACTCATGCTGAGTTCCTTTCGTGGCTGGTCCAGCCGAGGTCATGGGAGACGGCCTCGGTGCTGGCTTTGAGGTCGGGCAGCAGCTCCAGCAGTCCTTCATAGCTGAGCATCACCACCGGTACCGAGCAAGAGGCTGCGGCAACAACAGCGCCGCTGGCGTCGCGGATGGGGGCCGCGATGCAGTGCACGAACGCTTCGTGCTCGGCGTTGTCGTGGGCCCAGCCCTGGATCCTGACCTGTTCCAGTTCGGCCAGCAGGGCCTCCGGTGAAGTCAGGGTGTTCTCGGTAACTTTGATGTAGTCCAGCCCCGCCGCGATCTTTTCCTGCCGGCTGCGCGGCATGTCGGCGAGGAGGACTTTCGACACGGCAGCCGAGTGCAGCGATGCAGTCAGGCCGATGCGCGAATACATGCGGACCGGGTGGTGGGATTCGAACTTGTCGATGTACACCACCTCGTTGCCCTCGAAGGCCGCCAGGTGCACGGTGTGTCCGGTGCGGCCGTTCAGGTCGGCCAGGTGCGGGTGGGCCACCTTGCGGATGTCACGCTGCTCCAGGGCCAGGGAGGAGAGCTCGAAGAGTTTGGAACCGAGCCGGAAACGCTGGTCCTCATCCCGGACCACGAACCGCTTCTCCTCCATGGCGTGCAGCAGGCGCATCACCGTGGTTTTATGCACGGCTGCCTTGGAGGCCAGCTCGTCCAGCGTGGCGGGCTTGGTGGCGAGTTCGGCGAGCAGGTCGATGGCCCGCATGAGGCTCTGGCTCACAGTGTCACGCTCCGGTCCTGGTATGGAAGTGTCCGTCTTCAACATGGATGGCGGCCCAGCCGGCGTCCGTGGATTCGAGGATGGTTGAGAGCTGCGCGGCGTCGGGGAGGGGCCCGCGGTCGCCGTGGACGGTGAGGGTGCAGGCCGCTGCCACGTGGCCCCTGCGGAGACTTGCCTTCGGGCCCAGGCCGAAGAGGATGCCGCTGAGGTACCCGGCGGCGAAGGAATCGCCCGCACCAACGGGCTCGACGACGTCGACGGACAGTGCGGGGACCTCGTCCCGGGTGCCGCTGCGGTCGAGCGCAATAGCGCTGATCGCCTCGTTCTTGATGACCAGCACCTCAGGATCGGGCATGAGCCGCCGCAGTTCCGTTTCGTCGGTGGTGCCGAAGGCGTGATCGGCTTCGTCCTTGCCTACGAGCACGACGTCGGCCAGGTTCGCCAGCCGCTGCAGTACAGAACGGTCCCGGCCTGCCCAGAGGGCAGCCCGCCAGTTGACGTCGAAACTGATGGTCCGGCCGTTCCGCGGTGCAGCCAGGATGGTTTCGAGCAGCTCCAGGCAATCGGGGGAGAGGGCGGCCGTGATACCGCTCAGGTGGATGAGTGCCGCATTCTCCAGCAGGCCGGCGACGGCGGGGCTGGCCAGCGTGGCCCGTCCCATGGCTGAGGCCGCGCTTCCCTGCCGGTAGTACAAAACTGAAGCGCCGCCGTCGGGCCCTGGTTCCTGCGCAGGCACTTTCACGTAGAGCCCGGTGGGCAGCGCGTCGTCGACCTCGACGCCGGAGACGCCAACGCCGTGGCTGCTGAGCTCGTTGAGGATCCGCGTGCCGAAGCCGTCGCGGCCGACGCGTCCCACCCAGTGCGTATCCAGGCCCATGGCGGCCAGGCCCATGGCGACGTTCGACTCGGCACCGCCGATTCCGCAGTGGAGCTCGGTGGCCTCGTGGAGCGGAACGGCTTGGACAGGGGTAAGCATGGCCATCGTCTCGCCAACACATACAGCTGAAAGCATAAATCTCCCGCACTCACTCTCGCGCTTTTCAGCGGCACTCTGACGCCGCGGTACGGAGCGTTCCGCGGCGGATTGAGTGGCTCTGCGGGCACGCCGCGGCCTTGACTCCCAATCCTGCACCATGTTAGACATATCACCAGCAGGTTTGCAACCAGCGTTGCAAAATACGCAACGCAGCAAAAACCTCAGTCAACACAACCCCACAACGCAGCTTCAAGAACGCAGCACCGCGAAAGGGAATGAACCCGTGAACACCTCCGAAGCCATTTCGGCAACCGCCGTCGCCGCACTGGCAGACCGCCAGCTCGACTGGCGGCACAAGGCCGTACCGGCGACCGCCAACGGGACCACCCATGCCGGGTTCGTCGCAGCCAGGCACCCGCTGGCGGACCTCCAGACCCCGCTGCTCACCCTGGACGCCGGTGCGCTGCAGGGCAACGCGGACCGCCTCGCGTCGTGGTGCAAGGACCACGGCGTCCTACTGGCCCCGCACGGCAAGACCACCATGGCGCCGCAGCTCTGGGCCGAACAGCTCAGCCGAGGCGCCTGGGGCATTACGCTGGCCAACTTCGCGCAGCTTCGCGTCGCCCGTGAGTTCGGTGTCCGGCGCCTGCAGCTCGCCAACAGCCTCACCGATCCGCACGCCATCGAGTGGGTTGCGGCCAACGCCTCGGCCGGGGCGCCCATCCTGTCCTGGGTGGACTCCGCCGGCACCGTGGAGGTCATCAACAACACCCTGGCTGACAGCGACTCCGCCCTCGATGTCCTTGTGGAGCTTGGCGCCCACGGCGGCCGCACCGGCGCCCGGGGCGTGGACGCAGCGTTGGGCGTGGCCCGCGCGGTTGCCGCCTCACCGCACTTGCGGCTGGTGGGCGTCAGTGGCTACGAGGGGTCGCTGGCCCACACCGCGGACGACGCCGGCCTGGCCGCCGTCCGCGGCTACCTCGCGCAGATGCGTCTGCTTCACGAGCGACTGCTCGCCGACGGCCTCTACGGCACCGACTCGGTCATCCTGACCGCCGGCGGCAGCGCGTACTTCGACGACGTCGTGTCCGTACTTGCACCGTGCATCGGCAGCGGTTCCGAAGGCGCCCCACAGGACGGCCCCCGCGTGGAACTGATGATCCGCAGCGGCGCGTACATCATCCACGACGACGGTTTCTACCGCGGGATCTCGCCGTTTTCCCGCGACGGCGGTAACCCCTTCAAAGCCGGAATGCACGGCTGGGCCCGCGTGGTGTCGCAGCCCGAGCCGGGCCTTGCCATCCTCGACGCCGGTAAACGGGACCTGCCCGTCGACGAAGGGCTGCCGCGTCCCCAGCTGATCGGGCCTGCCCTCGGCGGCCGCATGGAACCCCTCGCCGGCGCAGAAATAACCGCCGTCAACGACCAGCACT
Proteins encoded:
- a CDS encoding IclR family transcriptional regulator, which produces MLKTDTSIPGPERDTVSQSLMRAIDLLAELATKPATLDELASKAAVHKTTVMRLLHAMEEKRFVVRDEDQRFRLGSKLFELSSLALEQRDIRKVAHPHLADLNGRTGHTVHLAAFEGNEVVYIDKFESHHPVRMYSRIGLTASLHSAAVSKVLLADMPRSRQEKIAAGLDYIKVTENTLTSPEALLAELEQVRIQGWAHDNAEHEAFVHCIAAPIRDASGAVVAAASCSVPVVMLSYEGLLELLPDLKASTEAVSHDLGWTSHERNSA
- a CDS encoding alanine racemase, whose translation is MNTSEAISATAVAALADRQLDWRHKAVPATANGTTHAGFVAARHPLADLQTPLLTLDAGALQGNADRLASWCKDHGVLLAPHGKTTMAPQLWAEQLSRGAWGITLANFAQLRVAREFGVRRLQLANSLTDPHAIEWVAANASAGAPILSWVDSAGTVEVINNTLADSDSALDVLVELGAHGGRTGARGVDAALGVARAVAASPHLRLVGVSGYEGSLAHTADDAGLAAVRGYLAQMRLLHERLLADGLYGTDSVILTAGGSAYFDDVVSVLAPCIGSGSEGAPQDGPRVELMIRSGAYIIHDDGFYRGISPFSRDGGNPFKAGMHGWARVVSQPEPGLAILDAGKRDLPVDEGLPRPQLIGPALGGRMEPLAGAEITAVNDQHCFMTFDAGTTNVRPGDVVRLGLSHPCTAFDKWTLIPVLADTDIDQTVVDLIHTFF
- a CDS encoding rhodanese-like domain-containing protein, with protein sequence MITEDAGPRNADRTAAAFFRAKLKFEIDVMDVAEAPEGTLVLVDTRRQSSWEHGHIPGAIHIPTADIPSCAPELIPSGMSVVVYSWGPGCNGSTFAALAFAELGYPVKEMIGGIEYWARNGLPVERASGVSAEKPDGLVTAHTG
- a CDS encoding sugar kinase, which encodes MLSAVCVGETMAMLTPVQAVPLHEATELHCGIGGAESNVAMGLAAMGLDTHWVGRVGRDGFGTRILNELSSHGVGVSGVEVDDALPTGLYVKVPAQEPGPDGGASVLYYRQGSAASAMGRATLASPAVAGLLENAALIHLSGITAALSPDCLELLETILAAPRNGRTISFDVNWRAALWAGRDRSVLQRLANLADVVLVGKDEADHAFGTTDETELRRLMPDPEVLVIKNEAISAIALDRSGTRDEVPALSVDVVEPVGAGDSFAAGYLSGILFGLGPKASLRRGHVAAACTLTVHGDRGPLPDAAQLSTILESTDAGWAAIHVEDGHFHTRTGA
- a CDS encoding IclR family transcriptional regulator — its product is MAISVRDVDANPNGDLQGGSLQSVDRAITVLKILARTGSAGVTEVAEQMGVHKSTISRLLRALEAQGMAQSSGRGKYQLGLGILHLANSIPMRLDLAKEARPALEALASKFGETVNLAVLSSNHVVNIDEAFGPSTLGTKNWMGLPTPIHATSSGKVFLASLSAAERDRVLNELGMPAVTDQTITSRQELEAQLAAVAKSGYATVRGELEDGLNGIAVPLRGHQETVIGAVSISGPSFRFEPEKQPGLIGELKQAGLKISENMGFRPSP
- a CDS encoding RidA family protein: MSEKTVVLTDNAPAPAHVFSQGIQKGGFFQVSGQGPMDPATNQYIGEGDVRVQTRRTLDNVKAILEAGGSSVEDVLMFRVYLTTRDDFPAMNEVYGEFIRENVPSGALPSRTTVFVDLPHEVMLVEIDALAVTA